The Deltaproteobacteria bacterium genome window below encodes:
- a CDS encoding saccharopine dehydrogenase family protein — MGRVLIIGAGGVGGVVAHKCAQVPEVFEHITLASRTLSRCEKIRDDVLALTGRKIDVAKVDADNVPETVALIRKVKPDLVLNVALPYQDLTLMDACLEAGVNYLDTANYEPKDVAKFEYKWQWAYKDKFEKAGLMALLGSGFDPGVTNVFCAYAQKHLFDEIHTVDIVDCNAGSHGKAFATNFNPEINLREVTQDGKYWENGKWVDVKSMSMAETFDFPGVGPRKAYLIYHEELESLVLHIKGLKKIRFWMTFGDEYLTHMRVLQNVGMTRIDPVMYKGTPVVPMEFLKCLLPDPASLAEGYTGKTSIGCIIEGIKDGKPRKVFLYNICDHAECYKEVHAQAVSYTTGVPAMIGAMMMMTGAWKKAGVMHMEQMNPDPFLEKLGQHGLPWHVKDL, encoded by the coding sequence ATGGGTCGTGTACTGATCATCGGCGCTGGAGGCGTCGGCGGCGTGGTTGCTCACAAGTGTGCGCAAGTACCTGAAGTTTTTGAACATATTACGTTGGCTAGCCGGACTCTGAGCCGCTGCGAAAAGATTCGGGACGACGTCTTGGCCCTGACTGGCCGGAAGATCGACGTGGCCAAGGTCGATGCCGACAACGTGCCTGAGACCGTGGCCCTGATTCGTAAAGTAAAGCCCGACCTCGTCTTGAATGTGGCGCTGCCTTACCAAGACCTAACGCTTATGGATGCCTGCCTTGAGGCTGGCGTGAACTACCTAGACACCGCCAACTACGAGCCCAAAGACGTCGCCAAGTTTGAGTATAAGTGGCAGTGGGCTTACAAGGACAAGTTTGAGAAGGCTGGCCTCATGGCCCTCCTCGGCTCGGGCTTCGACCCCGGTGTGACCAACGTCTTTTGCGCCTATGCGCAGAAGCATCTGTTTGACGAGATCCACACGGTGGACATTGTCGACTGCAATGCCGGTAGCCACGGTAAGGCCTTCGCCACCAACTTCAACCCCGAGATTAACCTGCGCGAAGTGACCCAGGACGGCAAGTACTGGGAGAACGGTAAGTGGGTCGATGTGAAGTCGATGTCGATGGCGGAGACCTTCGATTTCCCAGGCGTCGGCCCGCGTAAAGCATATTTGATTTACCACGAAGAGCTCGAGTCGCTCGTCTTGCACATTAAGGGACTCAAAAAGATTCGCTTCTGGATGACCTTTGGCGACGAGTACCTGACGCATATGCGCGTGCTGCAAAACGTCGGCATGACTCGTATCGATCCCGTCATGTACAAAGGCACCCCAGTCGTGCCGATGGAATTCCTCAAGTGCCTCCTGCCAGATCCAGCTAGCTTGGCCGAGGGATACACGGGCAAGACTTCGATCGGCTGTATCATCGAGGGCATCAAGGACGGTAAACCGCGCAAGGTTTTCCTCTACAACATCTGTGACCATGCAGAGTGCTACAAAGAAGTGCACGCTCAGGCCGTCAGCTACACTACCGGTGTCCCGGCGATGATCGGTGCGATGATGATGATGACTGGCGCCTGGAAGAAGGCTGGCGTCATGCATATGGAACAAATGAATCCTGATCCGTTCCTAGAAAAACTGGGTCAGCACGGCCTGCCATGGCATGTAAAGGATCTTTGA
- a CDS encoding adenosylhomocysteinase, whose product MTKPDYKVADMSLADFGRREIKLAEREMPALMALRRQYHKVQPLKGAKIIGCIHMTIQTAVLIETLVELGAEVRWSSCNIFSTQDHAAAAIAARGIAVYAWKGQTVEEGDWCIEQTILKDGKPWDCNMILDDGGDLTGMIHTKYPQMLAKIHGITEETTTGVHRLMEMLEKGLLKVPAINVNDSVTKAKNDNKYGCRHSLNDAVKRGTDMLLAGKKALVIGYGDVGKGSAQSLRQEGMIVKITEIDPICAMQACMDGYEVVSPYKNGVNTGTADGVDKDLLGQIDLICTTTGNVDVCDRFMLQAVKSGAVVCNIGHFDSEIDTKFLRDNYKWQEVKPQVHKIFRNPKDEENFILLLSEGRLVNLGNATGHPSRIMDGSFANQVLAQMYLYEKKWADKKDEPLFVKVLPKKLDEEVARNMVEGFGGVITKLTSEQAKYINVKVEGPYKLDSYKY is encoded by the coding sequence ATGACGAAGCCTGATTACAAAGTTGCCGACATGAGTCTGGCCGATTTCGGCCGTCGCGAGATCAAACTCGCCGAGCGTGAGATGCCTGCACTAATGGCACTGCGCCGTCAGTACCACAAAGTGCAGCCGCTCAAAGGCGCCAAGATTATCGGTTGCATTCACATGACCATCCAGACGGCCGTTTTGATCGAGACTCTGGTCGAGCTGGGCGCTGAAGTGCGCTGGTCTTCGTGCAACATCTTCTCGACGCAAGATCACGCTGCCGCTGCTATCGCTGCCCGTGGCATCGCCGTCTACGCCTGGAAGGGCCAGACGGTCGAAGAGGGTGACTGGTGCATTGAGCAAACCATCCTCAAAGACGGTAAGCCTTGGGACTGTAACATGATCCTCGACGACGGTGGCGACCTCACCGGCATGATCCACACCAAATACCCACAGATGCTCGCCAAAATCCACGGCATCACCGAGGAGACCACCACGGGCGTTCACCGCTTGATGGAAATGCTGGAAAAAGGCCTACTCAAAGTCCCAGCCATCAACGTTAATGACTCCGTCACCAAGGCGAAGAATGACAACAAATATGGCTGTCGCCACAGTCTTAACGACGCCGTTAAACGCGGTACCGACATGCTGCTTGCCGGCAAGAAGGCACTCGTTATTGGCTACGGTGACGTGGGCAAGGGCTCGGCACAAAGTCTACGCCAAGAGGGCATGATTGTTAAAATCACCGAGATCGACCCGATCTGTGCGATGCAGGCTTGTATGGACGGCTACGAAGTCGTGTCGCCCTACAAAAACGGCGTCAACACTGGCACGGCTGACGGCGTCGACAAGGATCTCCTGGGCCAGATCGACCTGATCTGTACCACCACGGGTAACGTCGACGTGTGTGATCGCTTCATGCTTCAGGCAGTTAAATCTGGTGCGGTGGTCTGTAATATTGGCCACTTCGATAGCGAGATTGATACCAAGTTCTTGCGTGACAACTACAAGTGGCAAGAAGTTAAGCCGCAAGTGCACAAGATCTTCCGCAATCCTAAGGACGAAGAAAACTTCATCCTCCTTCTCTCCGAAGGTCGTCTCGTCAACCTCGGCAACGCCACCGGTCACCCATCGCGCATTATGGATGGCTCCTTTGCCAACCAAGTGCTGGCGCAGATGTACCTCTACGAGAAGAAATGGGCCGACAAAAAAGACGAGCCGCTGTTCGTCAAAGTTCTACCCAAAAAACTCGACGAAGAAGTGGCCCGCAACATGGTCGAAGGTTTTGGTGGCGTCATCACCAAGCTGACCTCCGAGCAGGCTAAGTACATCAACGTCAAGGTTGAAGGTCCTTACAAGCTCGACAGCTACAAGTACTAA
- the dusB gene encoding tRNA dihydrouridine synthase DusB: MNTTQPTNNNKFSDEASLRAPAVWEQLGLGARPVFLAPLAGVSDAPFRRIASAQGATLTYVEMLSATALLYESRRTLEMMRRHPEERRLGVQITGKTADEVARAVEVLDKHPFETIDINMGCPVSKVVKSGCGSAILRDPERVYETVRLAVQATGKPLSVKIRLGWDRSSYTYREVADAAARGGAAWLTVHGRLRCDDYAVPVDLERIAEIKKQLSIPVVGNGNIFSRADAIWMQEHTGVDAVMVSRGALGNPWLFRDLTEGERPVTLAEWQDAVQAHLSWQLAAYGEKGFAAVCMRKHLLWYVKGWPGAKRLREELSHVDTLAEAGRLIGLFAASLAGEGYSERLPLTQESDSAQRFLWDPKYDMDRQLDRGVGDDQLTPV, from the coding sequence GTGAATACGACGCAACCAACCAACAACAATAAGTTTAGCGACGAGGCCTCCCTGAGGGCGCCTGCCGTATGGGAGCAGCTTGGACTCGGGGCTAGGCCTGTGTTCCTAGCGCCCCTTGCCGGCGTGTCGGATGCGCCCTTTCGCCGCATCGCGAGTGCGCAGGGGGCGACGCTGACTTATGTGGAGATGCTGTCGGCGACAGCGCTCCTTTACGAGAGCCGCCGCACGCTGGAGATGATGCGACGTCATCCCGAGGAGCGGCGCCTTGGCGTCCAAATCACCGGCAAGACGGCCGATGAAGTGGCGCGTGCAGTAGAGGTGCTGGACAAGCATCCTTTTGAGACCATCGACATCAATATGGGGTGCCCCGTTAGCAAGGTGGTCAAGAGTGGCTGTGGAAGCGCCATTCTCAGAGACCCTGAGCGTGTTTATGAGACCGTGCGGTTAGCGGTTCAAGCAACGGGCAAACCTCTTTCCGTTAAGATTCGGCTCGGCTGGGACCGCAGCAGTTACACCTACCGTGAAGTGGCCGATGCTGCCGCACGAGGCGGTGCCGCTTGGCTTACAGTGCACGGGCGGCTGCGCTGCGACGACTATGCCGTGCCGGTTGATCTCGAGCGCATAGCGGAGATCAAAAAGCAGCTCTCGATCCCAGTAGTGGGCAACGGCAATATCTTTTCGCGAGCCGACGCCATCTGGATGCAGGAGCACACCGGCGTCGATGCCGTCATGGTCAGTCGCGGGGCACTAGGTAACCCCTGGTTATTCCGTGACTTAACGGAGGGCGAGAGACCGGTGACTCTGGCTGAGTGGCAGGATGCCGTGCAGGCACACCTGAGCTGGCAGCTCGCCGCGTACGGCGAAAAAGGCTTTGCCGCTGTGTGTATGCGCAAGCACCTACTCTGGTACGTCAAGGGTTGGCCTGGAGCCAAGCGCCTGCGTGAAGAGTTGTCGCACGTCGATACTTTAGCTGAAGCTGGCCGACTGATTGGGCTTTTTGCCGCATCACTGGCCGGGGAAGGCTACAGTGAACGGTTGCCGCTCACCCAAGAGAGCGACAGCGCGCAGCGCTTCCTTTGGGACCCCAAATACGACATGGACCGACAGCTCGATCGCGGTGTCGGCGATGATCAATTAACGCCAGTTTGA
- the nspC gene encoding carboxynorspermidine decarboxylase: protein MYAVDAAKVPDSPSWVIDLAALEDNLRTLASVQERAGCKILIALKGFATWSTFPLVRRYLSGATASAPHEARLAHEKLGGEVHAYAPAYSDSDIEELLPICDHLVFNSLAQWQRFKPRIEAHNVANPTRRISCGLRINPEHREVAVALYDPCAPGSRLGVTREALNPELLDGLEGLHFHTLCELDSDALERTLKVVEEKFGAFLPKLKWLNFGGGHHITRPGYDIDRLVRLVRDVRERYNLDVYLEPGEAVAIRTGVLVATVLDIVDNGGPIAILDTSATAHMPDVLEMPYRPEVVGAGKPGEKAFDYRLGGLTCLAGDMIGAYSFDKPLEIGQRIVLLDMSHYTMVKTSNFNGVRLPSIVLRHKDGSYELVKKFGYESYRDRLS, encoded by the coding sequence ATGTACGCAGTCGACGCGGCTAAGGTGCCGGATAGCCCAAGTTGGGTGATCGACCTGGCGGCGCTCGAGGATAATCTCCGCACTCTGGCGAGCGTCCAGGAGCGTGCTGGCTGCAAGATCTTGATTGCGCTTAAAGGCTTTGCGACGTGGAGCACATTCCCACTGGTGCGTCGTTACTTGAGCGGTGCGACGGCCAGTGCGCCGCATGAGGCCAGGCTAGCACATGAAAAGCTCGGTGGTGAGGTGCATGCCTACGCCCCAGCGTATAGCGATAGCGATATCGAAGAGTTGCTACCCATTTGTGACCACCTAGTGTTTAACTCGCTCGCCCAGTGGCAGCGCTTTAAACCACGGATCGAGGCGCACAACGTTGCTAACCCGACGCGTCGCATCTCGTGTGGCCTCAGGATCAATCCTGAGCACCGGGAAGTGGCTGTGGCTCTATACGATCCGTGTGCTCCAGGGTCCCGGCTTGGCGTCACCCGTGAGGCCTTGAATCCTGAACTACTTGATGGCCTCGAGGGTCTGCACTTTCACACCCTCTGCGAACTAGACTCGGACGCACTTGAGCGCACGCTCAAAGTCGTCGAGGAGAAGTTTGGCGCGTTTTTACCGAAACTCAAGTGGCTAAATTTTGGTGGCGGCCATCATATCACGCGTCCGGGCTATGATATCGACCGTTTGGTGCGATTGGTCCGTGATGTGCGCGAGCGCTACAATCTTGATGTTTACTTGGAACCTGGTGAGGCGGTGGCAATTCGCACCGGCGTCCTCGTTGCTACCGTGCTCGATATCGTTGATAACGGTGGCCCGATTGCCATTCTCGACACGAGTGCCACGGCCCATATGCCTGATGTCCTCGAGATGCCCTATCGTCCCGAGGTAGTTGGTGCCGGCAAGCCCGGGGAGAAGGCCTTTGATTACCGTCTTGGCGGACTTACTTGTCTAGCTGGTGATATGATCGGCGCCTATTCTTTTGATAAGCCGCTGGAGATTGGCCAGCGGATAGTGCTGCTCGATATGTCGCACTACACGATGGTCAAAACCAGTAACTTTAACGGTGTGCGTCTACCGTCCATTGTTCTTCGTCACAAAGACGGTAGCTACGAGCTGGTCAAGAAGTTTGGCTACGAAAGTTATCGCGATCGCCTTAGCTAA
- a CDS encoding S1 family peptidase: MWSPAPEMITKQKMLLASVVSLSFFIATAGCKSTGSRNGLKVVGGTKDESSFPATVALAAVNANDDLLIYCTGTFVRDDLLVTAAHCTAAPGTAKFVLFGKAPHWQGQGQRPSTSLYTVHPDFSIEEPSPRPTDVAFLHLPRGTATADMIANIAVEEDWSDLPVTMVGYGGSEPSWKWDLLGVRRIGKNQVAGFWYGGPYRMIKVTTEQPVNPSDNAAINEGDSGGPLYNNRGELVGTGQSGRFLEDKGHWDTRFIDLQVPSIARYVKAEFAGQNQVLDIRQAKSQAALVDSSGAVGRCIDNSGFGYGPMVACGTRKCAKKAADLKESCLVWPTLEGRDFCSKNVGRGFGPIFTCSGQRCAKSDREEKRECVLLDFVT; encoded by the coding sequence ATGTGGAGCCCCGCCCCTGAAATGATAACCAAACAAAAAATGTTGTTGGCTAGTGTTGTCTCTTTGAGTTTTTTCATCGCGACAGCGGGGTGCAAATCTACGGGCAGCCGCAATGGCTTGAAAGTGGTTGGTGGCACTAAGGATGAGAGCAGTTTTCCCGCTACCGTCGCCCTGGCCGCGGTCAATGCTAACGATGATCTATTGATATACTGCACAGGTACCTTTGTCAGAGACGACCTGCTCGTAACGGCAGCGCATTGCACGGCGGCACCGGGGACCGCGAAGTTTGTACTATTCGGCAAAGCGCCGCATTGGCAGGGGCAGGGACAGCGGCCATCGACTAGCCTCTATACGGTGCATCCTGATTTTTCTATCGAAGAACCCTCGCCGCGTCCGACCGATGTGGCATTTCTCCATCTCCCGCGTGGCACCGCAACAGCGGACATGATAGCGAACATAGCTGTTGAGGAAGACTGGTCGGACCTGCCCGTGACGATGGTTGGATACGGTGGATCTGAGCCGAGCTGGAAGTGGGATCTACTCGGTGTCAGACGTATTGGTAAAAATCAGGTCGCTGGATTTTGGTACGGTGGCCCTTACCGGATGATCAAGGTGACGACGGAACAGCCAGTCAACCCGAGTGACAATGCTGCCATCAACGAAGGCGATTCGGGCGGGCCGCTTTACAACAACCGGGGCGAACTGGTGGGCACTGGCCAGAGCGGCCGCTTCCTTGAGGATAAAGGCCACTGGGATACGCGTTTCATTGACCTTCAGGTGCCAAGTATTGCGCGCTATGTGAAGGCTGAATTTGCAGGTCAAAATCAAGTCCTGGACATTAGGCAGGCAAAGTCGCAAGCGGCTCTCGTGGACTCAAGTGGTGCGGTTGGCCGCTGCATCGACAATAGCGGCTTCGGCTACGGCCCCATGGTGGCCTGCGGTACGCGCAAGTGTGCAAAAAAGGCGGCCGATCTAAAAGAATCGTGCCTTGTCTGGCCCACACTCGAGGGTCGCGACTTCTGCAGCAAAAATGTGGGCCGTGGCTTCGGCCCCATTTTCACCTGTAGCGGTCAACGGTGTGCCAAGAGCGACCGCGAGGAAAAGCGGGAGTGTGTGTTGCTCGACTTTGTAACCTGA
- the serS gene encoding serine--tRNA ligase translates to MLDIKYIREQTEAVRRGAIDKRIKFDLDRLLELDSAIRPLQVQWETLQAERNTLSKTIGQSQPSEREALKLRVGAIKTQCEALDTELKTKRAEFDQLMLLVPQPARADVPVGRDDTENVEVKRWGTPPQFDFKPKGHMELGESLGIIDVARGVKLAGSRSYVLSGDGARLEQAVLRFTFDLLIKRGFTPLSIPVLVSEEAMTGTGYFPTGREQAYLCERDNMALVGTAEVSLTSYHANEILPEASLPVKVMAWSNCFRREAGTYGKDTHGLYRVHQFQKIEQVIIGPADEATSAKFHDELLGNAEAVLQALELPYRVVYVCTGDLGQGQVRKHDIETWMPSRTAYSETHSCSTFHEFQARRLQLRYKDKSGQNRICHTLNNTAIASPRVLIPLLENHQRADGSVYIPQALRPYLDGRDRIVAK, encoded by the coding sequence ATGCTGGACATCAAGTACATTCGTGAGCAGACTGAAGCAGTGCGTCGCGGCGCCATTGATAAGCGCATCAAATTCGATCTCGATCGCTTACTAGAACTCGATAGCGCTATCCGGCCGCTGCAGGTGCAGTGGGAGACCCTGCAGGCAGAGCGCAACACGCTTTCAAAAACCATCGGCCAGAGCCAGCCGTCCGAGCGCGAGGCGCTAAAGCTCAGAGTGGGTGCGATCAAGACGCAGTGCGAGGCCCTAGACACCGAGCTCAAAACCAAGCGCGCAGAATTTGATCAGCTGATGCTACTCGTGCCGCAGCCGGCGCGTGCGGATGTACCTGTTGGTCGGGACGATACAGAAAATGTCGAAGTCAAACGCTGGGGCACGCCGCCACAGTTTGATTTCAAGCCCAAGGGTCACATGGAGCTCGGCGAAAGCCTCGGTATTATCGACGTCGCGCGCGGTGTCAAGCTAGCGGGCAGTCGTTCTTACGTCTTAAGCGGCGACGGTGCACGCTTAGAACAAGCCGTACTGCGGTTTACTTTTGACTTGCTGATCAAGCGCGGGTTTACCCCGCTGTCGATCCCCGTGCTTGTGAGTGAAGAGGCGATGACTGGTACCGGCTACTTCCCAACCGGGCGCGAGCAGGCCTATCTGTGTGAGCGCGACAACATGGCGCTCGTGGGAACGGCCGAGGTTTCGCTTACCAGTTATCATGCCAACGAGATCCTGCCGGAAGCGTCATTGCCCGTTAAAGTCATGGCCTGGAGCAACTGTTTCAGGCGTGAGGCTGGCACCTACGGTAAAGATACCCACGGACTCTACCGTGTGCACCAGTTTCAAAAGATCGAGCAAGTGATCATTGGTCCAGCTGACGAGGCCACATCAGCCAAATTTCATGACGAGCTTCTCGGCAACGCTGAGGCGGTATTACAGGCACTTGAGCTGCCGTACCGCGTCGTTTATGTATGCACCGGAGATTTGGGCCAAGGTCAGGTCCGTAAACACGATATCGAGACCTGGATGCCATCGCGTACGGCCTATAGCGAAACCCACAGCTGCTCGACCTTCCATGAATTCCAAGCGCGACGGCTTCAGCTGCGCTACAAAGACAAGAGTGGGCAAAATCGCATCTGCCATACGCTAAACAATACGGCGATTGCTTCGCCGCGCGTGTTGATCCCACTCCTCGAGAACCACCAACGCGCCGACGGCAGTGTTTATATCCCGCAAGCTCTCAGACCGTACCTCGATGGCCGGGACCGGATTGTCGCCAAGTAA
- a CDS encoding CPBP family intramembrane metalloprotease — protein sequence MLTIKNISALLAAAMVSSPLLAVGSGSASKLQTNDSWFTPPIDPDYPRSDLLVPAVSFILPGFGQFINGEYLSGSVYAGLALGSVVYSNATARANDLARAKLFAERRAETYGLKLEEVRDQKDVAARKVMLAGLVYQGSGGFSAYQAFRLSATTRQATGQYQFLGRDETPMDILKSTVDFKYLKRSSTWIPLAIGGALAGLKLSLPPGDTSERSPFTTADAFFTTSFSGNAGTHEEAMFRGWVMPVLREYTGSDGWSNVGQGVIFALAHLSTVSVPLPQFLLGLHLGNVTQRNGWEMGEAVFIHTWWDIIAFWTQFQYNSKYAKSPVASAAPAVLWLPPLEWVF from the coding sequence ATGTTGACGATTAAAAACATCAGTGCGCTTCTCGCAGCAGCAATGGTCTCGTCCCCTCTACTAGCCGTAGGCTCAGGATCTGCATCAAAACTACAGACCAATGACAGCTGGTTTACACCGCCCATCGATCCCGACTATCCCCGCAGTGATCTACTCGTCCCCGCTGTGAGCTTTATCCTGCCGGGATTTGGCCAGTTTATCAACGGTGAATACCTGAGCGGTAGTGTCTACGCGGGGCTCGCCCTGGGTTCTGTGGTGTACTCGAATGCCACAGCTCGGGCCAATGATCTCGCGCGGGCTAAACTCTTTGCGGAGCGCCGGGCGGAAACTTATGGCCTCAAGCTTGAAGAAGTCCGAGACCAAAAGGACGTCGCCGCGCGCAAAGTCATGCTGGCGGGGCTAGTCTATCAGGGTTCAGGTGGCTTCAGTGCTTACCAGGCGTTCCGCCTCTCGGCCACGACGCGTCAGGCTACGGGCCAGTATCAGTTCCTCGGGCGGGACGAGACGCCGATGGATATCCTAAAATCCACGGTGGATTTTAAGTACCTAAAACGAAGCAGTACTTGGATACCGCTCGCCATCGGCGGCGCCTTGGCCGGTCTCAAACTGTCGCTACCGCCGGGTGACACGAGCGAGCGCTCGCCATTCACCACGGCAGATGCCTTTTTCACGACGAGCTTTTCAGGTAACGCCGGTACTCACGAGGAGGCGATGTTCCGCGGGTGGGTGATGCCGGTTCTGCGCGAGTACACTGGTAGCGACGGCTGGTCCAATGTTGGTCAAGGCGTGATTTTTGCTCTGGCCCACCTTTCGACCGTATCAGTGCCGTTGCCGCAGTTCCTCCTGGGACTCCACCTCGGCAACGTGACACAGCGCAATGGTTGGGAAATGGGCGAGGCGGTCTTCATCCACACATGGTGGGACATCATCGCCTTCTGGACGCAGTTTCAATACAACTCCAAATATGCAAAAAGCCCTGTTGCGAGTGCGGCACCGGCAGTGCTATGGTTGCCGCCGCTCGAGTGGGTCTTCTAG
- a CDS encoding class I SAM-dependent methyltransferase yields the protein MLNGQGVIRHLLGLYASQDAVIGPLLRALPLNATTRQVLSLSRAEQTGYLEALWKHNQGGNSAPANVAGSDSVYEPRQLAGLFRRFNQLPCTVSTRVKRAALLSGLDPQTASVLLLGDDDLLSVELCRLGYQHVTVADCDQDLLATIRRETAKAPAPPRIIAADFRELPDLGIKADLVVLDPPYTLDGANSFLRLAVKLARPESTIVLMVNKEIMGPAYAGLTAQAKTLGLSLKAHHEGFNAYPIGSMSRLIMRLAWWHYMGVPLGATSKREIYFYSDCFLFTVS from the coding sequence ATGCTGAATGGTCAGGGCGTGATTCGCCATCTTTTGGGACTTTATGCTAGCCAGGACGCGGTCATCGGACCGCTGCTGCGCGCGCTCCCGCTCAATGCCACTACGAGGCAGGTCCTAAGCCTTAGTCGGGCCGAGCAGACTGGATATCTGGAGGCTTTGTGGAAGCACAACCAGGGCGGTAACAGCGCGCCTGCTAACGTCGCTGGGTCAGATTCTGTCTACGAGCCCCGGCAACTGGCAGGTCTCTTTCGCCGCTTCAATCAGCTTCCCTGCACCGTGAGCACGCGCGTCAAGCGGGCAGCACTCCTCTCTGGGTTAGACCCACAAACGGCATCCGTACTGCTACTCGGTGATGACGACCTTCTCAGTGTCGAACTCTGCCGCCTTGGCTATCAGCACGTGACCGTGGCGGACTGTGATCAAGATTTGTTGGCAACGATCCGGCGTGAGACGGCCAAAGCACCGGCGCCGCCGCGGATCATCGCTGCCGACTTTCGCGAACTCCCAGATCTTGGGATCAAGGCTGATTTGGTGGTGCTTGATCCTCCTTACACCTTGGACGGAGCCAACAGTTTCCTGCGGCTTGCCGTTAAACTGGCGCGCCCCGAGTCCACCATTGTGCTCATGGTTAACAAGGAGATCATGGGGCCAGCCTATGCTGGGCTCACTGCTCAGGCAAAAACCTTAGGCCTTAGTCTCAAAGCGCATCACGAGGGGTTTAACGCTTATCCCATAGGCAGTATGTCGCGGCTCATTATGCGCCTCGCTTGGTGGCACTACATGGGCGTGCCGCTCGGTGCAACGAGCAAGCGCGAAATTTATTTCTATTCGGACTGTTTTTTATTCACTGTCTCCTAA
- a CDS encoding metalloregulator ArsR/SmtB family transcription factor translates to MATKATDKLKPAGLASATRLVGACKAVAEPLRFEVVQVLGNDTFGVQELARIFDMPQPGMSHHLKILARSELVQTRRQGNSIFYRRALQRSDDELAGFLASLYETADALPLRDEVRAKIALVHAERAEQSRAFFARNANKFSENQAQLCDLDHYLPNLRELLDMMELSAASTVLEVGPGAGDLLRELARRYEQVIALDNSEEMLSITRKSIGSVLRDRVTFVNASLEDFDGKDGSLDCVVLNMVLHHLPSPRQAFNRIRELLRPGGRLLLADLGPHDQEWVRESCGDVWLGFDPQELRDWALGAGFSEPQSLYLGLKNGFQIQIQSFRASHEAAFHSSKGRQYDEA, encoded by the coding sequence ATGGCAACCAAGGCAACGGACAAACTCAAACCCGCAGGGTTAGCTTCGGCTACCCGGCTGGTAGGCGCTTGCAAGGCGGTCGCCGAGCCTCTGAGATTTGAGGTGGTTCAGGTCCTCGGTAACGACACCTTTGGGGTGCAAGAGCTGGCACGAATCTTCGATATGCCGCAGCCGGGGATGAGCCACCATCTCAAGATCCTAGCCCGGTCGGAGCTAGTGCAGACGCGGCGCCAGGGTAACAGCATTTTTTATCGCCGCGCGCTCCAGCGCAGTGATGACGAGCTCGCCGGTTTTCTGGCAAGCCTTTACGAGACGGCTGACGCCTTGCCGCTTAGGGACGAGGTTAGGGCCAAGATTGCGTTAGTGCATGCTGAAAGGGCGGAGCAGTCGCGTGCTTTCTTTGCGCGTAACGCCAACAAGTTTAGTGAGAACCAGGCCCAGCTGTGTGACCTCGACCATTACCTGCCAAACTTGCGCGAGCTCCTCGACATGATGGAGCTCTCTGCTGCAAGCACAGTGCTGGAGGTTGGTCCGGGAGCCGGTGATCTTCTGCGCGAGCTAGCGCGCCGGTACGAGCAAGTGATCGCGCTCGACAACTCTGAGGAGATGCTGAGTATCACGCGCAAGAGCATAGGCAGCGTGCTGCGTGACCGTGTCACGTTCGTCAACGCCTCACTTGAGGACTTCGACGGCAAGGATGGCAGCCTAGACTGCGTCGTCTTGAACATGGTGCTGCATCATCTTCCGTCACCGCGGCAGGCATTTAACAGGATACGCGAGCTCCTGCGGCCTGGAGGCCGGCTGCTGCTTGCAGATCTAGGACCTCACGATCAGGAGTGGGTGCGCGAATCATGCGGTGATGTTTGGTTAGGATTCGATCCGCAAGAGCTAAGAGATTGGGCCTTGGGCGCTGGTTTTAGTGAACCACAGTCGCTTTACTTGGGGCTCAAAAATGGTTTTCAAATTCAAATTCAGTCGTTTCGTGCAAGCCATGAGGCTGCATTTCATTCATCGAAAGGAAGACAATATGACGAAGCCTGA